From the Motacilla alba alba isolate MOTALB_02 chromosome 1, Motacilla_alba_V1.0_pri, whole genome shotgun sequence genome, the window agccattccatgattctgtgattaccAAGTGCATCAAGATGCTAACAACTCAAGCACTGATGCATGGAGCACAGGAACTGAGATGAATTAACTAGATGGTTGAGCACTGAGTGCAGCTTTGCATGACATCAGGAGGATTTAAAATAGTTGGTGACAGCCTTGCAAGCATTAGTCCACCTAAGACTCCCTGAGCACAGTCAGAGGACCTATGAACTGTCCTATGAACACATAACGAGCTAGAAGACTGCTCTGAGAAGtaacagttctttaaaaattctgcttgGGGCCACTGACAACCACTTGTGTCAGTCTTCAGGCTCATTTCCTTGCATGCTAACACTTCTGGTGTGCATGTATATGAGTATAAATGCTTATATTCAAAAGTATATAGCTGGTAGCAAACGAGATCCTGTTAAACATGTAAGTTCATGACAGTGTGTAAGATAAAAGGGTAAAATAAGAAGGTAATATTTTAGACCTTTCAGTTTGACTTCAGTTCTAGGCAATAAGCAAATACACACTCTCTGTGTACACTGAAATCTACTAACAACTGAACATATCCAGAATGGATTTGATCAATTGTGTGAAACCAAATAATTTCTCCACCTACCCCAGAGTAATAGGCCAGTAATAGAGTAATAGACTTTGTGAACAGCAATAGATGTTGATTTTATTACACTTTTCCACTGCTTCTATCAGACTAGAGTCATAGCATAAATTAACTTTCAACAGCTCTcatgcaaaaccagaaaacatttctgagtaATGCAACTGAGACATTTATTCTTCTGTTGGAACAGAAGAATAAATCAGAGAGAGTTCCTTGCACTCTTTTCTTGAACTCCCTATATTTAGAAATATCTTGGACTCCAGAGTAGATAAGGTACTTCTTAAAAACACAGGTAATGTGAGAGTAAAAGGAATTCCTGGAATGCTTTGGAAAAGAGAGATAGAAACATCATAAGTTAGTCTTATGAGGAGCTGCCAAGGGAGTTGGGATTGTTTAGCCTGAAgagaaggaggctcagaggagacCTTCTTGCTCTCTACAACCACGTAACAGGAGGCTGTAGCCAAATGGGGGTTGGTTGGCAACCAGcgacaggatgagaggacacagcctcaagctgaaccaggggaggttcaggctggacatgTGCAagaattcttcactgaaagggtgatTAAACATTGGAATGAGGTGCTCAGGTaggtggtggagtcatcatCTCTGAAATTCTTCAAGTGAATGTGGCattcagtgccatggtctggttgacatGACGGTGTTCAGccaaaggttggactcaatggtctcAGAGAtcatttccagcctaaatgattctgtggttctgtaatTCTGTCTGCTTAAATGAAAGAAGTAGCCTGGAGGAATGATAATTGAAGAAGGTAAAACATGTATCTGCAGAGACTCTGCAGTTAGTCATTCTGACAACTTCTGGATAAACAAAGGGCTTAATTTTCTGTCAACCTATGTCAGAATTAAAGGCAAAGAGAAGTGCAATGTCACTTCCTGCATCTCATAATAATCATATTAACAGAAGTGAAAACGGTCTAGGATCTTGCAGCAAGATGCAAAATGTACACAGTCCCCATATTTAGGGGCTCCAGCATGTTTACAACTATCAATAAACTCCAGGTAAGTAATTACTTGAATGATTGATGACACAACTGCAGAGGGTATCTGATTTTTGAACTGAGAATTAAATGTTAACGAGATTTAAACCTTAAAACAGTGTTCACAGCAAAAGAAACCCTAGCAGCAGCAATAATGTTCTTTACCATCCCTAACCATGCtaaccttttaaaaaagcaacagatAGAGTGAAACTTCAGAACAAGAACATACATGGAATTGAGCTCAGCATTCAAAGATTGTATAAACATGCCAAAACTATTAAttctttcctttcagcattGAGGACAGAAAGGTTTGTTCCACTGGCTCCTGGCCAGGTCAGTTCACCATCAGCCAAGGGGAGAGAATAATGAGAGCGAcctcctgccagcagtgccctgtgcaGTCCCAGCACATGCAAGAGCCGTAACAGCTGCCACTGGAAAACAAAGTGGTTGCATTTATCAAGAACAATGAGGGAATTCAAAGTCCCTAACAAAGACTCTGAGAAATGTATAGCATCCAAATTTGTCATGCAGAAGCATGTGTTATGATGACACCTTCCTTAATTAAAGTAAGGAACTTTCATTTAGCACCACAACTACAAAGCCAGAAATGTTTCCAAAGAGACTTGTGCACAGGGAGATTTTATGCACTGCACATTTGTCACCTGACATTATCAGGGCTCCCAGAGTTTGTGATCTATATAATGCTACAAAAGGCACCGTGCACGTGACgtaatttcataaaaatagGTGCCTAGcacatatatattatacatttatTATATACCATACATTGCACTTCAGTAACACACTTACATAGTAAGTCTGAATAGATGAAAAACAGGTGGGCTTCTTCCTTCACCCTTCCTAGAGAAAGTGGTTCTGCTTATCACCTGCCCAGCACTTCCTCTTTCACAGAGGCCCTCAAAACTTCTTCAGACCCTCAAGAATTATGGTGCAATAGCTAAAAATTAAGCAGTGTTATGGATAACACCACTTTTAAACACAGGAAACTATACTGGCTAATCAGGTAATAGTTGGCTGATcactttcagaaaattattaatgGTTACTTTTGATACCTGTGAACACAGCATGTCCATGTGCTGATGAGTATCCACATCcgcagggaaaaaaaatgaaggttCTTGCTCAAAAGTCAAGGTTGTAATTTAGAGGGAGAGTTGAACTTTTAGGACAAATATTTGTCTCCAGGCTAAAAAGAACCCCAAATTTTTTACAGTCTTCTATTAGAAAgcttaagaaaacaaaagtttctGAGCCTAATGTCCTCAAgctgatatttattttacacCGAAATACAGACCCCCCCAACATATGTTTTTGTACTTTTATAATTATCCTTGTGCATTTCTCTGAACAAATATATTCCAACAAAAGATTAACACAAAAGGTCATCTCTGTTGTTCCCATTGTGTGTTAATCTAAGTCTCTGGTAtgaaatgctgtatttataatccaaagaaaagaacaggGATTGTCTGATGTGCTACTGAAAGTTATCGGGTCCCAAGTTTAGACCAGGGATAATGTCATTCTTTGGTAAACAGCCACTGTTTCTTCAAACCCAGCTGCCTTTGGCATATCAAATCTGTCAGAGGTGCTTACAGCAGTGCATAGGTTATTATAACGCTCGACATATATTCCCATTGAGAAATGGCAAATCACATACCTCAAATGATTTTCATATTTGGTGACAGACTTAGATTATTATGTACTATGTCGTTTCCAGAATCAACTTCTATTTCCAGGAGTGATGTAAGGTTAAAGTTATGAAATGATGCCACGCTCCTAAGAAACCGTGTTTTCTTAgatgttaaattaaaaagattGATTCAGAAGTTCAGAAAAGATTCATAATTGGGTTTTTGGGGGAGCTTTAACTTACagtattaattaatatttaagtgtgtaaaaaaaaaaaaggatcttcAATACTCCTGGAAAGGAATACAACTGGATTTCAGAATAGTTACTCAGCACACTTGAAAATTAACAAGAATCTATCTAAATGTCCTCCTAAACACAGAAAGACCTAATTTGGAATAGTTTGATATGAGAATTGCTTTATGAtgccaaattttaaaaaattcatttgcatgttaattaatgcattttattagATATGCAAAACTcaataaaaccccaaatttatCCATCATAAAGAATTTTCCCATGAGTTGGAATctaatatatgtatttataactCAATTGCCGTTGACATACTAGCAATACTTGGGGTCATTATCTTCCAGAAAGAAAGTTACAGCAGTAAAAGTGTGGTAAAAATGTACTGGTCCAACCCTATTGCCACGGACCAGAGGATTAAAGAATGACAGAGTCTCTCCTTCCTCACACATTCTcttcatcacagaatcacagaacagttagggttggaagggaccttaagggTCCCCTAGTTCCAGCCCTTCTGCCACGAGGAGGGACatcttccattagaccaggttgctcagggccccatccagcctggcatttGTGGTGCTCTCAACTCTGCTGGGTATCAGCTACCCTACCTCAAAGACTGTGCTTATGCACAGAAGAGTTTCAAGTGTTGAAAGGAGACTGGAGCCAAGAAAATGAACTGAGAAAATAGGAAGTAAACTGGTAGCAGCTTGCTGTATGGAGAAAGCATAAGAAAGTAGTTTTCCAGTGGGAAGGGGTTACACATGGGTAGATTTAATGGGATAGATGTTTCTCAAGGACTGCTCTGGAAACAGTAAGTGAGTACAGCAGGACAAATACAGCAGGTGGActgaagagggaggaaaaatttaaaagaaagagaatacAAAAAGCAGACCAAGAAAGGAgcaaaacagcaccaaaaaatATAAACTATACCAGACCACAAAGACATCCATTAcatacagaaatgaaagcagtaaTGAAAAAACCTGGAAATTAATATGAAGGAAGATTTTCTTAACCTTCTTCTTGCATGCCTGTTTTCTAGGTTGAGGTTGTAACTACTTTGGGACAACAGATCTTCTCAGTCCACTTTTGCCAAGTATCTTATTTACAGAGGCTTAACTGGGGTGAACTACTAATTAGAATAGTGTGATCTCCTATCAAGACAAATTAATCTGACATTTCCCTAGTCTGCTGGACTCCCCAGATGGGAGCTatggctccaggagcagctgcctggacACCGTCTATGGTTCAGCTCAGTGGAAGGTGCATAACTCACACAGGTTGTGTCTGATTTTCACTCAGCTTAATGCTTCTGCATCTCACTTTAGCTTGACATCTTTTAGGCAAGGTAGAAATCCAGATGAATAAATCTCCCTGTAAATCTCCCAGGTTCTCCACTTTTGTCTTTCACACTTATGACAATAATCCCTGGACTGGGAATTGGCCTGTGAGGCGGCAGGATGGTCACTGAGAGAGCAGCTCAGAACCTGAGCTACCCTGCCAGGTTCACTTCTCAGAGGGCTGCAATATTTCACTCCCAGTGCTTGACAATGTCCAGCTGGCAGGCTGACAGTGAGACACTCAGAGCACAAGCCAGAGTGAGCCTCTTTTCCAGCAAGTGAAcatatgaaaaacaaagttcTGCTGGGTGATGACATCTTCAATCAACTAAGTAACAGGGCACCTTAATTGATATGAGTGAGCTTCATacactggaagaaaacatgAGCTCTGGCTAACTACCTTGCAATAGAggattttggaatttttttattggCCTGTGAAATACTAAATATACAAATACTGCAAGCACTGCTGTACATTGTTGGTGCTGTCTTCCACCAGATTAAGTCTGCGTTTTGAGCACAGCGGGTCATGAACTGTACAAgagagcacagccccaggaacagATGTGTACCTAGAAAACCAGCCATTGAGTGTCTCTCCCCTGTTTGTCAATGTCACGTAGATCGAGTGTGCTGACAGCTGCCAAAAAAATTTCCTGATGTCACTCTGGACATCTAACCTTTCCCTCTGTACTTGGCTCTGTCGAGTCCACACCCTGAATCCTGTGCCCCATTCTGGGCCCTCACTTCTGCACGGACATTGAGGTGCTTGAGCAAGCCCAGAAAAGGGCAATGGAGCCAgtgaaggatctggagcacaagtcttatgaggaacagctgagggaaatggaggggagaaaaggaggctcaagatgaccttatcactctcaacaaccacctgaaaggaggctgtagccaggtgggggctGGTCTCTTCTCCCATGCAAATAGCAACAGGACGGtaggaaatggcctcaagcaGTGCCAGGGGCGGTTCAGGTTGGACGTCAGGAgcaatttcttcatggaaagggtttcTAAACATTGCAatgtgttgtgatgcactatataggtatttagatgttctgcaccGGGTGTTATGTTACATGAACTGTTCCCCTTGTATCCCTCGGATAAGGTGATCTGTCCCCTGTAGCCCttccctttgcccctcctcactggtgtccccttggctgtggccttccgtccccaCCTCCCATTCCgtgggtataaatgtcccttgggtttggagtttgccctcttttttcacctggatgcTGTAtgatgcagatgtccctttccagctaataaaacaggacatcagaaccacgtggagaaagagcgcttcttGTCCTTTACTTTGTCCATGTAGGATCCctgcgggcttaaatcccaaactagctggggggatttacagcccgaaacccacgggcTCCTTCAGCAATGGACTGCCCAAGGAAGGTGATGGAGTCACTATCCTTGGaaggtgttcaagaaatgactggatgtggcactcaaTGCCCTGGTCTtgttgacatggtggtgttcagtcaTAGGCTGGGCTCGATGGTCCCAGGGGTAgtttccaacctaaataattctgtgattctttaaCTCATCCTAAGCATCTCATCTGTACTCCTTGAGGTCAGTAAAAGCCTGACTTTCCGAGCAATCCCTATTCAATTGGCTTTATTTGTACTGAATTACCACCTAGCGGTGCGTGGAGTTTGTGTTCACACGggtgaataaaaataataatttacgTGAGGCTTTCTTTATTTCTGGGTGTTTCGCGCATTGAACAGGGCCCAGCCCGAGTCCGCGCACAACTCCCGCTCCCCGCGCAGGCCGCGGCCTCTCCCCTCACGGGGGCGGGCCCGCGCCGGCTCTGACCAATCAGCGCCGCGGCAGCCGGGCCGCGGGGGGGGAGTGGCGCGGGGGGCTGTCACTCCGGTGACGTCACGGCGGGATGAGCGGGCGGGCGGAGGTATGGCCGCGGCCGTGCCGGGCCGTGCGCTGCCGCCCGAGGCGATGAGCGGCTCCCGCAGCCCGGGcccgctgccctgccctctgaggggcactggggctgggcaAGGGCCAAGGGGTGGTGCGCTGTCGCCTTTGCGTTCCCAGGAGCGGTGTGTCCGTGGCTGGTGGGGCCGCAGCTCTGCCTGTCTCTGTGTGCAGGCCTCTGCTGTCCCGCGTGTGCTCCGCCATGCCCTGCCCTGTCCGGCATCTGCCCCCCGCtccggggctgcgggggcagCAGCTCGGCAGGGCCGCTGAGCGCCTCCCTCGgcctgtgcagctcctctgcGGAGCGCTGCCGAGGAGCGCCTTCGGGCCACCGAGCTTTGTTCCAGCCCCGGGGTGTGCTTTCTGCTCTCAGAAGCCGCCGCAGGGATGTTGGTGTTGCCTAGTGCCCGTTCATTCCGCAGAACATGAGCAGGCCTTATGTCTGGATCAGCTCCTCCAGCCGGCTGTGCTGATGGAggccctgtgtccccctggAGCTTTGGCCGAacctgtgctgtccctgtcccttggGGAAGGTTCAGTTCTCGCCTCtgtgcaggctgctgcttcACTCAGTAGTTACCACTGCGtggtttcaaaatgtttctaGGCTGTGTCTTAATGTCACATAATCTTATGGTTTAGGCAGCTAGTTAGGTCTGGAAAAGCTAGACATAGATATGTAGAGCGGGTCAGAACCATTTCAGTTTATGCTTTGAAGCTTTATTCTCTAATGCAGAACATAAGGCGTGGAGTCATAGACTGACTTGCCCATTATTGTATGGAAAATCTTTGAGCCAGAGGTGCAGTTATTCATTTAGTACTCttcaacagaagaaataaaaacaaccttgcaattttggtttatttcttaattgtctgggttttttttcataataatgCGTAGATGTATAGACTGGGAACACTTcctcttgggttttttgggttttttggttgttggtttggtttttttgtttggttttttgtttgtttgtttcatttggttttttaataataatagtgggttttgtttcatttctaggTTAAAGTGAAAATACCCTTTGGAAACAAATACCTTGATGCTATCTTTTCTGTCCCAGAGAAGAAACCAACATATGGAGTGATTCTTACTCATGGAGCTGGAGGAGACATGAATTTCCCTCACTTAGTGTCCTTGGCAGCCTATCTTGCATCCCATGGAGTTCTGTGCCTGCGGTTTACTTGTAAAGGCCTTAATGTTGCCTACAGGACTAAGGCTTTCAAAGCAGTTGTGGTAAGGAGTGAAAAAATTCTTAGACCAAAGCTTAGGTCCGTGGGTGCTGTCTTCCAAGATTCTTAAATTACAGACAGAGATTAGTCAAGCAACAGTGGGAAAATCAGAACCAGTGTTTAGGTAAATGGAGCACTGTGTGtgaacagaaacagcagaagcagTTCTTAGATGGAcaacagctggaacagctgcctcAAGTGTGCAGGTCTGAgttcagggaaaaagaaaagcctgacATAGAGCAAGGGTGTTTCATGGGAAAACTTACAGCCTGCAAAAAGTGGAAGACTTTAGGATGGAAACAAGCTGGGTGAAGGATTTAGGATGGGTGATCTGCTTGCACTAAGCAGGAGGCATTTTCATAGGGGAACAAAGTCAAGTTctaaaggaattttttatgACGTCATTGTGATTATATGTACATTAATTTGAAGTCAGACTTCACTGTCTTTAATGAGCATCTCCAGTCTTTGTGGAAGAAGCATAATGTTGTTAGTGCATTTATGTTAATatgcaaaagtaattttaaggCATCTGCTAAGATGATCTGATAAGATAGCATCTTAGTTATCTCctaaaacttgaaaaaatgtttctgaattttatcttttctgtcaGACTTTAATGATTGTGTCACAAATACATAATCTCAATGAAGGTCATTTTTGcaaacctgcttttctttttgatggGCCAAGAGTGTGCATGGGGTCTGTTATTATAACTGAGTTGATACATAGTAATCACTTATGTTTTGGTAACTTTATAGGGCATCTGATATTTTAGACTTGCTCAGACATAATGTGAAATTTATTACGTTGTTGCTGCAAAATGCTATGAAACCATTTATGTGATAAAACCCAAGAGAGCACCTTGTATCTGTTCTTTAATCTGCAGTGCTGAAAGAGCTTCCCATTTTCTGTGTAGTATCTACAAACAGAAGAGATCCCCAGCTTCCCAGCTGTCTTAATTCCGACTTGTaatgcttctctttctcttatttctttAGGAGTACCTAAAACTTTGTGATGATTATAAACTTTCTGGTGTTTTCCTTGCAGGTATTGTTTTTATTATCaataattttctctgttatACTGTCTGTGAGTAAAAGCAATCTGTAAGTATTCCAAGTCTGTCCCACTTGGGTGAGAAGCAAATGAACCCTCCTTATGATGCCGTAGATCTTACTGCAGAAGagtaaagaaagagaaatagatTGTATTTTCCAGGTACTTTGGGAGAAAACTTCGTTGTCACTTAGAATTTACAGGGCATAAGTTTTCTGATTATCCATCTGTACTTTTTAACTGCAGGTCTTGAAGAATTCTGGTTACTGATAAATGGAAAACAGTTTTCCCAAAACAGGTTTTGGTAATTAAAACCGAGTGGTGGATAAAAAAGTCAGCTGTGTTTTGCGAAAAGGGGAATAGATGGAAGTGGTTAGGAATATCTTGATAGGGGAAATTCTAAGTTTCCTCTTAAGTGAAACCAAGTCTATGCTGCTCTAAGAACTAGTGAGTTGTAACACTCAATTGCAGTGCATTGTCAGCTCATATGCCTCCTCTTTGAGgagatattttgattttcccTTGCTGTTACTGACTGACCTCATGTTCCAAGTTCAcaccttttcccctcccttctaCTTTTACTTTTAGGCTGAAGTTCAAAGTGTGCATAAATACTTGCTAGATTTGTTTTGTGAGCCAAGTGAAATCAAGCacagaattttgttttgaatttgaGCAAATTGAGGTTGCATGAAAATAATGATACAGGATACTATCATGGCTATCTCAAATTTCCAGACTCTGGAGCATAGGACCAGTCCCTCTCTTCCCAGGATGGATGTTGTTCCTTCCAGTATTGCAAGGGATCCCtatctatttatattttctttctttccccttcttttttaaacagGGATGTAAATGTTTCAACTAGACAAATATTTTAGcagaaaatgttgaaattaggattaatgtttttcttgaaGTAGAACATCCCTAGCATTTTGTGACACTGAAATACACTCAGTTGGATTGGTTTGGGGACTTGTTTACTAAACCAGAATGTAGATGAGGTGACAGCAGATAatacttttttcccttatttGTGCATGGGAGAAAGGCCGTTCCATGGGCTCAcgagctgctgcctctgtgatATGTCAGCTGAGCCagggtgatgatgatgatgatggctTCATTCAAGGTCTTGTGTGTTTATCTTACCCATTACATCGACCAAAACTGCAGTCCAAGCTCCGGGATGAGGATTTATTACTGATCACGTGTCCAGTGCTGTTTGTCTCAGGATCAGCAGATGAGATGTGTGAAAAAGTGAGTACCCTTGCAAATCCTGCTATGAGGGGAGCAGCAATGAGCCCCAGTGATGCCTGTATTTCACCTGATTAACAGCCTTGCCTAACTAGGTGTCTTCTGAAGGAAGCCTTGGGTAGAAAACCTCATCAGACACAAGGAAGCCTGGCAGtgcttccttttgctgcttAAAACATAATGGACCAGGCTTGATCTTCCACTTCAGCAAGCTCTTCTTTGGGTCACTGAAATACGCCTGATTTAAATGGTTTTGATAGGATTGCATAAATTAAAAGTGGTCTGTGGAAGGAGTGATTTATTTGCTATTTTGTTTTAACCATTTCAAGTTACAAAACCTGTGTGGTGCCACCAATGTCACATTGGTCACATTTTCATGGCAAATTCTTCTAGAAAAGCAGTTCTACCCCCAAGTCAGGCTTCTGAGGTAGAAAGTGATATTTTTGTAGAGGTGAAGAGCAGGTGTGTacagagggagggaaaaaggtATCTGTTGTTCTTGAAGAGGCCAAGGTGAATTTGGGTCTGTGTGCAATTGACATTTTCCATGCTTGGACAGTTTCTAAGGAGTCATAATGCTTTTCTGAGGAGTTGTTGCCAAAATAAGTCAGGCTAGTGACCAGCAGATCCTTGGAGTGCCCTCTTTATGGGGGATCTTTGATTTTGTCAGCTGGTTGTTAGATCTGTTTGCTGAGGAATTTCAACAGTGTCAAAGCTAGTCCCTAAGGAATTACATTGCTACTCAGCCTCTGTAGACAAATCTGACTTCAATTCTATCGTTTTATTGCCAGCACTACCCTCTGACATTAAAAATTGAATCCTTTGaagtttaattttctgcttttctctgtttgaGTGAGGATGAAGCTTTGAGCAGATCCCACTATTCATATCCTGAATAGAGAATATATCCCATTTTCCTAGCAAGGTGTTTTTCATATGCACACAGATCCATCTATCTGCTTTTTAGCAGCTGCCTATTTTGCATTACACAGGTAAAGCAAGAGACATCTAGAGTTCCAGAGTTTGTAGCAGCCAATTCCCTAATATTTGCATTCTTGTTTTCTCCATAGCAATTGCTAGAAGGTGTGGTGAGCAAAATGAAAGCccctaaaaaaatccattgGATTGATAAAGCAAACCATGGGATGGCAGTCAAAGGACGAACAGCAGATGATGTCATGGAAGAAGTAAATGCACAAGTTTTTTCTTGGCTTAGAGAGAATGTTCAACTGCAGCACAAATAATTTGCAGTGTTCAAGCAGTATCTTCATGTGGTTTTTCCTAAATGTGGCAAATAAGGGGTTTGTTATTTTTAGaggcatatttttttaaaagctgatgtTTTCAGAGGTCTAAGTGCAAATTCAAATAAAGCTTTgtatgaatgaaaaaaaatgcaaaacaataaagAACTTCCAGAAGGACAGAAAATACATCATGGTAGCATtgttctctgtgtttctgtacaAATAACCAAATACAACACTTGGGAATGCAGAGGATTAAGTAATGCTTTTGACTAATATTTGAAGTAATATACTGGAAAAGATCTACTAGGACAGCGTATCTTTAGGGTTCCTCAATTTCTGAGTATATCACTGATGCTGTATTCACTAGCAATTAAAACCTTCTGATTTGTAGGGTTCTGCCAGCACATCCCCTGAGGCTGGCGAGCCTGGTGTACTACTTTGCCTTGGTGCTGTGTGCTGGCCTTCCCAGGTGCCTCCAAACCTGTGAGGCAGGAGAGAATCTCTGGTCAGTGACAGTGTCTGCCACCTCAGGGAGCCAGATTCTGCctctgtggggaggaggaggaggtaaTGCGGTCACAGTTGGACATGTGGAGCAAAGAACATGGTTCAGTTTTGAGAAGTCTCCTTCACCAATGTCCTTTGTAAAGGACTGATCACAGAGGCCCTCTGATAAATAAAAACTGATAGACAAATTGTGTTTAGTGATGGAGCAACTCCTGGAGCAGGAACCAGTTCTGCATCCATTGTGACAGGAGGAACTCGGGTCCCTGTCTGAGCTCTGACACTGGAGAGTGGATTAAACACTTGGTGTGAACTGGCAGCTGTAGCCTTTCTCATTATGGGCTGTGAGTAACCTGTTGGTACAACCAAGCCTACAGCAATATTGGAATAATGGTTTTCCTTCAGGTTAACAAGATTTATTATTAAACCCACAGCTTTGTCTTTGAGATTCTCTCAGAAGGGGCAAAGTTATGGTCTGAAAAAAGATGCCTTTAGCTGGCTCTATAGATAGAGTGGGGGGAAGATGTAAAATTCTCATCTGCCCTTCTCTGTAGAACAGTTTCATG encodes:
- the TEX30 gene encoding testis-expressed protein 30 isoform X1, which codes for MSGRAEVKVKIPFGNKYLDAIFSVPEKKPTYGVILTHGAGGDMNFPHLVSLAAYLASHGVLCLRFTCKGLNVAYRTKAFKAVVEYLKLCDDYKLSGVFLAGRSMGSRAAASVICQLSQGDDDDDGFIQGLVCLSYPLHRPKLQSKLRDEDLLLITCPVLFVSGSADEMCEKQLLEGVVSKMKAPKKIHWIDKANHGMAVKGRTADDVMEEVNAQVFSWLRENVQLQHK
- the TEX30 gene encoding testis-expressed protein 30 isoform X2, which encodes MNFPHLVSLAAYLASHGVLCLRFTCKGLNVAYRTKAFKAVVEYLKLCDDYKLSGVFLAGRSMGSRAAASVICQLSQGDDDDDGFIQGLVCLSYPLHRPKLQSKLRDEDLLLITCPVLFVSGSADEMCEKQLLEGVVSKMKAPKKIHWIDKANHGMAVKGRTADDVMEEVNAQVFSWLRENVQLQHK